A DNA window from Engraulis encrasicolus isolate BLACKSEA-1 chromosome 3, IST_EnEncr_1.0, whole genome shotgun sequence contains the following coding sequences:
- the LOC134445433 gene encoding chemerin-like receptor 1 gives MDTDVDYIMDLDYNLDYNYENYSASTESTETAAEEHSSRHQSTCFSEKLCISLLVINSLIFVLGVLGNGVVIWIAGLKMKKTVNTTWYLSLAVSDFLVCVIHPFNIAFIGMQDWVFGLFLCKTTSFVMFVNMFSSIFLLVFISVDRCVAVVFPVWAQNHRTVKTASLVVVLAWIFSAVLSVPALIFRDVKRHITTTMCLNDYSSLHNSHVAIAYSRFVFGFVVPFALIIVCYSVIGARLMRSSSLLTQGRKVARSRSPLKPLKVMTALIVTFFVCWLPYHVFILLERDPTVDRTVMKHGLQFGTALALANSCLNPVLYVFMGQDFRKKFRNTLLSRIENAIGDGERLSRSSYLSRSTSMDGRASTHI, from the coding sequence ATGGATACTGACGTGGACTACATAATGGATTTAGATTACAATTTAGATTACAACTACGAAAACTACTCCGCAAGTACGGAGAGTACAGAAACCGCGGCGGAGGAGCACTCCTCAAGACACCAGTCGACGTGTTTCTCCGAGAAGCTGTGCATCAGTCTGCTGGTGATCAACAGTCTGATCTTCGTGCTGGGCGTCCTTGGCAACGGCGTGGTGATCTGGATCGCCGGGCTGAAGATGAAGAAGACGGTCAACACCACCTGGTACCTCAGCCTGGCCGTGTCTGACTTCCTGGTGTGCGTGATCCACCCCTTCAACATCGCCTTCATCGGCATGCAAGACTGGGTCTTCGGCCTCTTCCTCTGCAAGACCACCTCCTTCGTGATGTTCGTCAACATGTTCAGCAGCATCTTCCTGCTGGTCTTCATCAGTGTGGACCGCTGCGTGGCTGTGGTGTTCCCCGTCTGGGCCCAGAACCACCGGACCGTCAAGACCGCctcgctggtggtggtgctggcttGGATCTTCTCCGCGGTCCTCAGCGTGCCTGCGCTGATCTTCCGAGACGTCAAGCGCCACATCACCACGACCATGTGCCTCAACGACTACTCGTCGCTGCACAACAGCCACGTCGCCATCGCCTATAGCCGCTTCGTCTTTGGCTTTGTGGTACCCTTCGCCCTCATCATCGTCTGCTACTCCGTCATCGGCGCCCGGCTCATGCGCAGCAGCAGCCTCCTGACGCAAGGCCGCAAGGTCGCCAGGTCAAGGTCGCCGCTGAAGCCCCTCAAGGTCATGACGGCGCTCATCGTGACCTTCTTCGTCTGCTGGCTGCCCTACCACGTCTTCATCCTGCTGGAGCGCGACCCCACCGTGGACAGGACGGTCATGAAGCACGGCCTGCAGTTCGGCACGGCGCTGGCGCTGGCCAACAGCTGCCTGAACCCCGTGCTCTACGTCTTCATGGGACAGGACTTCCGCAAGAAATTCCGAAACACGCTGCTGTCCCGGATCGAGAACGCCATTGGGGATGGGGAGCGCCTGTCCCGCTCCAGCTACCTGTCTCGATCCACCTCCATGGATGGACGGGCCTCCACGCACATCTGA